The Christiangramia flava JLT2011 region GAATGATCCGGAAGAAGTGGTGATCGATTTTTCTGAAAGCCGTGTGGTAGACATGTCGGGCATCGAAGCGCTCAACAAACTTACCGAACGCTACCAGAAATACGGCAAAAAACTGCACCTGAAGCACCTGAGCAAGGATTGCCGACAGTTGCTGGACAATGCCGAACAGATCATCGAGGTGAACATCCTGGAAGATCCTACCTACAAGGTTGCAACAGACAGGTTATAGGCTGCCGTCATTGATCTCGATCCAGTACCCATCAGGGTCCTGAAGATAGATCTGTTTCACACCATCCGGGCGCGTATTGGTCGTACCAGCCTCGCCCGGCCAGTTCTCAAAATGGATGTTTTTCGACTTCAGGTATTCCATCAGCTTCGGAAGCTCAGCCGTATTCCAGGCAAAATGAACCCCTTTGTTCTTTTCGGTCATCTCATCGCTCTGGATTAGATGAATCTGGACTTTGTCACCCAGCTGAAACCATCGAATATGATCTGGCAGACCGCCATTGGGGATCTCCTTCAGCCCAAGTACATTTCCGTAGAAATCGGCCGATTTTTTCAGGTCTTTCACCAGCAAGGCGTCGTGGTCTTTATTCAGTTGAAATGGATTTTGCGCGGAAAGGCTGCTCATGCTCATAACTAATATAATACAGATGAAAACTCTCATTTTTCAGAAATTATAGTTTTTAAAGATAGCCTTTTTTACCGATTGCGTTTCGAGGCATTTCTTCGGAAGTTTATTAAAGCCTGGCGATCTTCCACTTCAGAAGCTGCTGAAAATTTTTCCGAAGATTTATTGTAAACATTACTTAAAAAACCGGGCAGGCTTGCTGAAGTTTACTAACTTTCAGAGACCAAAAAAAAGCCACCGGTATGTCTATAATTGATGAAAACGACGATAAATTTGAAAGCGTGCTCTCCATCGAGAATAAGTGCACCCGTCTAAATCTCAATGAAAACATTTATGGAACTTTCGCTGAA contains the following coding sequences:
- a CDS encoding VOC family protein yields the protein MRVFICIILVMSMSSLSAQNPFQLNKDHDALLVKDLKKSADFYGNVLGLKEIPNGGLPDHIRWFQLGDKVQIHLIQSDEMTEKNKGVHFAWNTAELPKLMEYLKSKNIHFENWPGEAGTTNTRPDGVKQIYLQDPDGYWIEINDGSL